One window of Anaerolineales bacterium genomic DNA carries:
- a CDS encoding glycosyltransferase family 39 protein, translating into MERFFPTRIAQTVALVVIFVLALAIRLYDLTDLPLEFHSTRQLVSALKARGMYYETRFDVSPEERAFAVQQWKFRASVEPEVFERIVAWTYRFTGEQVWVARIYSSAFWLIGGIFLFMLARRLVSDDGAIVSTAIYLFLPYAIIASRSFQPDPLMTMLIMMFLWAVWEWAGEKPFNHQKDKGTQRKTFVAPSPQNGGRDPSWLKTFLTGIFGGLAIFIKFPAVFFIVGGGLGAVLSHRSMKESLKNPQIYVMSLLGILPGAAYLIYGIFIEDYLGQQFAGRFIPSLFFKPSYYIGWLNMLNLVAGGFVLGLALLGLFFFADKKLRFLLGLWAGYVLFGLYFNFHISTHDYYSLPLIPILALSLAPLADFLFSKLAQLTQTKLLRLFSFLFLFIGLVASLWNVRNQLNAVDYRPQAAMWEEIRAKTDGYNLAGLTQDYGARMAYWGWRNISSWPTSGDLLYGDERGPGRDFEGYFEELIAKKDLFIVTDLDDFERQPFLMEKLEPYPVFAEGDGYVIYNLMK; encoded by the coding sequence ATGGAAAGATTTTTCCCCACCCGCATAGCGCAGACAGTTGCCCTGGTCGTGATCTTTGTACTTGCGCTTGCCATCCGCCTGTACGATCTGACCGATCTGCCGCTCGAATTTCATTCCACCCGCCAATTGGTATCGGCGCTCAAGGCGCGCGGAATGTATTACGAGACCCGCTTCGATGTTTCTCCCGAGGAACGCGCTTTCGCCGTCCAGCAATGGAAGTTCCGCGCATCGGTCGAGCCGGAAGTCTTCGAAAGAATTGTCGCATGGACGTATCGCTTCACCGGCGAGCAGGTCTGGGTCGCGCGCATTTATTCCTCCGCGTTCTGGCTGATAGGCGGGATATTTCTATTCATGCTTGCACGGCGTCTTGTCTCTGATGATGGCGCAATTGTGTCAACAGCAATTTATCTTTTTCTTCCATACGCCATCATCGCCAGCCGCAGTTTCCAACCCGATCCGCTGATGACGATGCTCATTATGATGTTTTTGTGGGCGGTCTGGGAATGGGCGGGTGAAAAACCCTTCAACCACCAGAAAGACAAAGGCACACAAAGGAAAACCTTCGTGGCCCCAAGCCCCCAGAATGGGGGTCGTGACCCTTCGTGGTTAAAAACCTTTCTCACCGGCATCTTTGGCGGGCTTGCCATCTTCATCAAATTCCCGGCAGTATTCTTCATTGTAGGCGGAGGCTTGGGCGCGGTGTTAAGTCACAGGTCCATGAAAGAGTCGCTGAAGAATCCGCAGATATATGTCATGAGTCTCTTGGGAATCCTCCCTGGCGCGGCATATCTCATCTATGGAATTTTCATAGAAGATTATCTCGGTCAGCAATTCGCCGGCCGTTTCATCCCTTCGCTGTTTTTCAAACCGTCCTATTATATTGGCTGGTTGAATATGTTGAATTTGGTCGCGGGCGGATTCGTGCTCGGGCTTGCGCTGCTGGGACTATTTTTCTTTGCGGATAAAAAACTCCGCTTCCTTCTTGGACTTTGGGCCGGGTACGTCCTCTTTGGGCTTTACTTTAACTTTCACATCTCCACCCACGATTACTACTCCCTGCCTTTGATTCCCATCCTTGCGCTTTCGCTTGCGCCGCTTGCGGATTTTTTATTTTCAAAACTTGCCCAACTTACTCAAACAAAACTTCTTCGCCTTTTTTCTTTTCTCTTTCTTTTTATTGGCCTTGTTGCCTCTCTCTGGAATGTCCGCAATCAACTCAACGCCGTGGATTACCGCCCCCAAGCTGCCATGTGGGAGGAAATCCGCGCAAAGACGGACGGATACAACCTGGCAGGCCTGACCCAGGACTATGGCGCGCGCATGGCATATTGGGGTTGGCGTAATATCAGTTCCTGGCCCACCTCCGGTGACTTGCTTTACGGCGACGAGCGCGGACCGGGACGCGACTTCGAAGGTTATTTCGAAGAACTCATTGCCAAAAAAGATTTGTTCATCGTCACCGATCTCGACGACTTTGAGCGCCAACCCTTCCTGATGGAAAAACTCGAACCGTATCCCGTCTTTGCCGAAGGGGATGGCTACGTCATCTACAATTTAATGAAGTAA
- a CDS encoding sulfatase-like hydrolase/transferase, which yields MNRKINRRDFLKLAGLLPLSLAAEPLTRFASSTNEKQSEQQNVLVVVFDAFSSYNISLYGYPRETTPNINRLSERAVRYHNHYAGGNFTTPGTASLLTGVLPWTHRAFQPAGTVTERYVNRNLFSAFKDYYPIAYSHNGWVNILLYQFLSRSDELIPRDKLLLGSDELLHILFRNDDDIASVSWLRDINVEEQGYAYSLFLSRLYQEYQEKKFKDLKHLFPLGLPTAGSAGSDNIFLLENAVDYLANRLTAIPQPFVGYFHFLPPHDPYRPPTEFYKHFHNDGFKPPKKPKDIFAKRPPKDILAKRAEYDEFILYVDREFGRLYEKLESAGLLENTWLVLTSDHGELNERGITGHSTEVLYEPVIRVPLMIFEPGRKTGMDILENTSAVDVIPTLTHVTGQPFPDWVEGGIPLPPYGSGTEPTRNIFTVRASKNGQYDPLSQASVMMVKGNHKLHYYFGYSLLPEMHQVKLFDVKADPEELNDLSPSQKNLTDTLLDEIMAKLDEVNKPYQ from the coding sequence ATGAATCGAAAGATAAATCGGCGTGACTTTCTCAAACTCGCAGGCCTGTTGCCTTTAAGCCTTGCGGCAGAACCCCTTACAAGATTTGCCAGTTCCACAAATGAGAAGCAGTCAGAGCAACAGAATGTGCTTGTGGTGGTATTCGACGCATTTTCCAGCTACAACATATCCCTTTACGGCTACCCCCGCGAGACCACGCCGAACATAAACAGGCTTTCTGAACGGGCGGTTCGATATCACAACCATTACGCAGGCGGGAACTTCACCACACCGGGAACCGCTTCCTTATTAACCGGCGTCCTGCCCTGGACACACCGCGCCTTTCAACCGGCGGGGACGGTGACTGAACGGTATGTGAACCGCAACCTTTTCAGTGCATTCAAAGATTATTATCCGATAGCCTACAGCCATAACGGTTGGGTGAATATCCTGCTATATCAATTTCTGAGCCGGTCCGATGAATTAATACCTAGGGACAAACTTTTGCTTGGATCGGACGAACTCCTTCATATCCTGTTCAGGAATGATGACGACATCGCCTCCGTCAGCTGGCTGAGGGATATCAATGTCGAGGAGCAGGGATACGCCTATTCCCTGTTTCTCTCCCGCCTTTATCAGGAGTACCAGGAAAAAAAGTTCAAAGACCTCAAGCATTTATTCCCCCTGGGTCTGCCCACGGCCGGTTCGGCCGGTTCAGACAACATTTTCTTATTGGAAAATGCAGTGGATTACCTCGCCAACCGTCTCACGGCGATCCCACAGCCTTTCGTCGGCTATTTCCATTTTCTTCCGCCGCACGATCCCTACAGGCCGCCGACGGAATTCTACAAGCACTTTCACAATGATGGTTTCAAGCCTCCCAAAAAGCCGAAGGATATTTTTGCAAAGAGACCGCCAAAGGATATTCTTGCAAAACGCGCGGAGTATGATGAGTTCATCCTCTACGTGGATAGGGAGTTCGGACGGCTGTATGAAAAATTGGAATCCGCAGGGTTGTTGGAAAACACCTGGCTGGTCCTGACCTCCGACCATGGGGAGTTGAACGAACGCGGGATCACCGGCCATAGCACGGAAGTGCTCTACGAGCCAGTTATCCGCGTTCCGCTGATGATCTTCGAGCCGGGGCGTAAAACCGGCATGGACATCCTTGAAAACACCAGTGCGGTGGACGTCATCCCGACGTTGACCCATGTCACTGGACAGCCCTTCCCCGACTGGGTGGAGGGAGGAATCCCGCTCCCGCCTTATGGGTCAGGAACGGAGCCAACGCGCAATATTTTCACAGTGCGAGCGAGCAAGAACGGGCAATACGACCCTCTTTCCCAAGCGTCGGTGATGATGGTGAAGGGAAACCATAAACTTCATTATTACTTCGGTTATTCTCTTCTTCCGGAAATGCATCAGGTAAAACTCTTCGACGTAAAGGCGGATCCCGAGGAACTAAACGATCTATCCCCGTCACAAAAGAATCTTACCGATACCCTTTTGGATGAAATTATGGCTAAACTGGATGAGGTTAACAAACCTTATCAATAA
- a CDS encoding sulfotransferase translates to MNISANELTPILVTGSHRSGTTWVGKMLAAAADTAYISEPLNVLHRPGIFRVPVKYWYTYITEENEAEYLPAYRELLDFQYHTWLEIKSLRSLKDFLRMGRDFRIFFNGSMYGQRALIKDPFAVFSTPWFANRLHCKVVITARHPAGFTGSLKRLGWNYDFNNLLNQPLFMRDHLEADRAAMQAIDKNDIVSQAALLWKFIYRFVHGTRESFPQFGIVRHEDLSLDPVNGFQILYKSLGLDFTERVRKIIENSSSSENPVRLARNRTHSVKLDSRANLDNWKKILSPEEISRVRKITEGVSEFFYSEEEWK, encoded by the coding sequence TTGAATATTTCAGCCAATGAACTGACTCCCATCCTCGTCACCGGGTCGCATCGCAGCGGCACCACCTGGGTCGGTAAAATGCTCGCCGCCGCCGCGGATACCGCTTATATCAGCGAGCCGCTTAACGTTTTGCATCGCCCCGGCATCTTCCGCGTGCCGGTCAAATATTGGTACACCTACATTACAGAAGAGAATGAAGCGGAATACCTGCCCGCCTACCGTGAACTGCTGGACTTTCAATACCATACCTGGCTCGAGATCAAATCCCTCCGTTCGCTCAAAGATTTCCTGCGCATGGGGCGCGATTTCCGCATCTTTTTCAACGGGAGCATGTACGGCCAGCGCGCGCTCATCAAAGACCCGTTCGCGGTCTTCTCCACACCCTGGTTTGCGAATCGATTGCACTGCAAGGTCGTCATCACTGCCAGGCACCCGGCGGGATTCACCGGCAGTCTCAAACGTCTCGGGTGGAACTACGATTTCAACAACCTGCTTAATCAGCCGCTTTTCATGCGCGACCATCTCGAGGCGGATCGCGCGGCGATGCAAGCAATCGACAAAAATGACATCGTGAGTCAAGCGGCTTTGTTGTGGAAGTTCATCTATCGCTTCGTTCATGGGACCCGTGAGTCGTTCCCGCAATTTGGCATTGTCCGCCACGAAGACCTTTCCCTCGACCCCGTGAACGGTTTCCAAATTTTATACAAATCCCTCGGTTTGGACTTTACCGAACGCGTCCGGAAGATCATTGAGAACTCCAGCAGTTCCGAGAACCCGGTGAGATTGGCGCGGAACAGGACCCACTCCGTCAAACTAGACAGCCGCGCCAACCTCGATAACTGGAAGAAGATCCTCTCTCCCGAAGAAATCTCCCGCGTCCGCAAGATCACGGAAGGCGTTTCTGAATTCTTCTATTCCGAAGAGGAATGGAAATAA